The Paenibacillus sp. BIC5C1 DNA segment GCCTCCATCTGGGCCTGAATCATCTGGTAATATACGCCTTGTCGGACCAACAATTCCTCATGTGTTCCTGTCTCTGCAACCGTGCCTCCATCCATCACAATAATGCGATCCATATGGGGCATCCAATGCAGTCGATGTGTTGCCAGAAAAATCAGCTTACCCTCAAACAGCGGCAACATCGTCTGTTTCAATTCATATTCGGTCTCCACATCCAGATGTGCAGTCGGCTCATCCAGCAGTAGGATCGGGCGCGCACTAAGCAGAGCTCTCGCCAGCGCCACCCGCTGTTCCTGTCCTCCACTGAGCTGCCTTCCCCCAGCCCCAATCGGTTCCTGCAACCCATTCGGTAAGGAGGAGGCAAGCTTATGCAGACCTGCTGCGTGAATGGCGTCAGCCACCTCCGCATCCGAAGCTTCAGGCATATAGAATCGAACATTATCCGCTAAGCTGCCACTGAAAATAGTTGGATGCTGCGGAATCGCCGCCGTTTGTTTTCTCCAATCTTCCATCATCTCTGGAGATAAGGGCTGGCCGTTATATAAGATTTGACCTGAAGTAAGCTGCTGGAAACCTGCCAGCACATCAATGAGGGTTGATTTCCCTGCACCGCTCGCTCCGATAATTCCTACTTTGCCAAGACCGGAAACCTGAAACGTTACATCATTCAGCGAACATGGCCCGTCTTCCTGATGCCGTACCTGTACGTTAGTGAGCGCCAGTCTGCTCGTTGCCTCCCAAGAGGGTGTCAATGAGCAATCAGCCACGCCACTTAGGGCATTTATCTCACGCATAACCACCCGTATGGTGGATGGATTCACACCGCTTTGGCCAGAAGAAGGCTCAGGTGAAGAGATTTCACCATTCTTTTCTGACTCTTCATGTAGAACAGCACTCGTGTACGCTTCCTTCTGCTTACGTTCAGCCAGTTTCCCTCGTTCAATCATCTGGCTGATTGCTTCCCCGGCCTCTTTGCCGTCCAGTGTAGCGTGGTAATCTGCACCTACCATTCGTACAGGCAGGAAGTATTCCGGTGCGAGAATGAGAACGGTCAGCGCTGGTCCAAGCAGCATATGTCCTTCCGTCAGGCGCAGCCCCAACCCAACCGCCACCGAAGCCACCGATAGCATGGTGAAGAAATCGAGTGCGAAGGAGGACAGAAAAGCCATACGCAGGGTAGACATCGTAGCCTTGCGATAACGCTGACTGACCCGAATGATCGTTTCCCCATGTTTTCTGCTTTGTCCCAGTGTTTTGAGTGTTTCCAGCCCACGCAGCGTATCTACAAAATGATTAGCAAGCGCTTTGTACGACTTGAACTGTCCATCGATCTTGCGTTGTGCAGCCAACCCCACCAAAATCATAAAAACAATCAGGATCGGCAGCGTCAGCGTCAAGATAACCCCGGACATCATATCCAGCTTGAAGACATAGAACAGAATAACGATTGGCGTGAACCCCATCCCAAGCATGCGGGGAATAAACAATTCAAGATACGTCTTATACTGGGCTGTTCCTTGGCGTGCCAAGGTTACCAGGTGCCCTGTTCCTTCAGTTTTGGCAAAACGCGGTCCCAGCCGGAACCACTGCTCCACCATCTGTCTACGCAGACTGTTTCCTGTCTTCTCCGCGTACCGCGAAGCGATGAGCTGCAACCAGAATGACAGGGAATAGCGGGCGGCAAAAGCGGCCAAGAACAACAGCAGCACCGGGTACTGCCCCGTTACAGGTGAACCTTGAAACAATGCCGTAATCGCCTGTGCCAGCCATTTCGCCTGCATGATAATCGTCATCGCCTGCAACAGTACCAGCGCTGAGGCCAGCGCCAGTACCGGCCGGATGCCCGGCAGCTTCAGCAGCCCCCGTCCCATATCAGTACTCCAAGTGATGCTGATCGTTCAGACGTTTGCGGAAAATGTAATAACTCCAGATCTGATAGCCGAGTACAAACGGAAGTAGCGTACAAGCCACAATCGTCATCACTTTCAGCGAATATGCACCGGATGAAGCATTATAGACTGTCAGATCAAACGCCGAACCCATAGAACTCACCATGACCCTAGGAAACAGACCGATAAACACGGAGGCAAACGCGATAGCAATGACGGCGCCCGTCATACCGAAGGCCCAGGCTTCACGTTTCTGACGTACGAAGTAAGCCGCCAAGCCCAATGAAGCAGCGCCCAGGATTACCATAATCCAGAGTGCCCAGCCGCGTACGGCAAATACATCGGTCATGAAGTATGTCATCACGGCGTAGACCGCGAGAATTGCGGCCAGCGGCAGCATCAGCCTTTTAGCCATATTCAGGGCACGTTCTCTAAGATCTCCGACGGTCCGCAGTGAAGCAAACAGTAAACCATGCACCAGACACAACAATGTCACGCTCAACCCACCGACCACCGTATACGGATTAACGATGTCCAGGAAGCCTGGACGAAGCTGCATCTGTGCATCAATAGGCAGGCCTTTCATCAAC contains these protein-coding regions:
- the cydD gene encoding thiol reductant ABC exporter subunit CydD — translated: MGRGLLKLPGIRPVLALASALVLLQAMTIIMQAKWLAQAITALFQGSPVTGQYPVLLLFLAAFAARYSLSFWLQLIASRYAEKTGNSLRRQMVEQWFRLGPRFAKTEGTGHLVTLARQGTAQYKTYLELFIPRMLGMGFTPIVILFYVFKLDMMSGVILTLTLPILIVFMILVGLAAQRKIDGQFKSYKALANHFVDTLRGLETLKTLGQSRKHGETIIRVSQRYRKATMSTLRMAFLSSFALDFFTMLSVASVAVGLGLRLTEGHMLLGPALTVLILAPEYFLPVRMVGADYHATLDGKEAGEAISQMIERGKLAERKQKEAYTSAVLHEESEKNGEISSPEPSSGQSGVNPSTIRVVMREINALSGVADCSLTPSWEATSRLALTNVQVRHQEDGPCSLNDVTFQVSGLGKVGIIGASGAGKSTLIDVLAGFQQLTSGQILYNGQPLSPEMMEDWRKQTAAIPQHPTIFSGSLADNVRFYMPEASDAEVADAIHAAGLHKLASSLPNGLQEPIGAGGRQLSGGQEQRVALARALLSARPILLLDEPTAHLDVETEYELKQTMLPLFEGKLIFLATHRLHWMPHMDRIIVMDGGTVAETGTHEELLVRQGVYYQMIQAQMEAV
- the cydB gene encoding cytochrome d ubiquinol oxidase subunit II, whose product is MLSLSELWFLLIAVLFVGFFFLEGFDFGVGMSTAMIGKTDRERRTLINSIGPFWDGNEVWLITAGGAMFAAFPHWYATLFSGFYLPLVVVLLALIGRGVAFEFRSKMRHERWRKTWDIIIVVSSALLPFLFGVVFATLMKGLPIDAQMQLRPGFLDIVNPYTVVGGLSVTLLCLVHGLLFASLRTVGDLRERALNMAKRLMLPLAAILAVYAVMTYFMTDVFAVRGWALWIMVILGAASLGLAAYFVRQKREAWAFGMTGAVIAIAFASVFIGLFPRVMVSSMGSAFDLTVYNASSGAYSLKVMTIVACTLLPFVLGYQIWSYYIFRKRLNDQHHLEY